CCGTATGGAAAGCTGGCAGGAACTGCCCAATCCGCAGGATCTGGAACAGATTGTCAGCTCGCCGGATTATGCCAGTTGGCAGAGTCTGCGCGAGAGCGAGGACGCCCGCTATATCGGTTTGACCATGCCACGGGTTCTTGCGCGTCTGCCTTATGGTGCGGAAACCGTACCGGTGAAGGGGTTTGATTTCGAAGAGGTGATCGACGGCAAGCACGATCACTATACCTGGATGAACGCTGCGTTCACGATGGGTGTGAACATCAACCGCAGTCACAAGCTTTATGGTTGGGGCACGCAAATCCGGGGTGTGGAATCGGGGGGCACGGTGACGAACCTGCCGGTACACTCGTTCCCAACTGATGATGGGTCAGTGGCGATGAAATGCCCCACCGAAATCGCCATTGATGACCGGCGAGAGGCCGAACTGGCCAAGCTGGGATTGATGCCGATCTTGCACCGCAAGAATACCGATGTGGCCGCGTTTATCGGCGCACATTCCTTGCAGGATGACGAAGCCCGTGCCGGGCGTCTGGTTGATCCGGATGCGCAGGCCAACGAGCGGCTTTCGGCAAATCTGCCTTATCTTTTCCCGGTGTCGCGTTTTGCTCATTACCTCAAAGCAATTGCGCGCGACAAAGTCGGCACGTTCAAAGAGCGCGGCGACATGCAGGTTTGGCTCAGCGAGTGGATTAACCGCTATGTGCTGGCCAACCCGGCCATGGCTGATGACAAGGCCAAGGCCAAAAGGCCGCTTGCAGCGGCAGAGGTTCAGGTGGATTCGGTGGAAGGCCGTCCGGGATATTACAACGCCCGGTTCTATCTGCGTCCGCATTACCAACTCGAAGGCATCAACGCGAGCTTGCGGCTCGTGTCTGAGCTGCCTTCGGTGAAAACTTGAAGCAAGACCATTTTTGAAAAAGGAGACTTCTAATGCCCATTACCGGCTATATGAAAATGCCCGACATTGACGGCGAATCTCAACGTGCCGATCATGAAGACGAAATCGACATTCACGATGTTATGTGGATTATCGAACAGGCCTCTGTTGCTCAGGTTGGTCGTGGCCGCTCGCAAGCGCGCGCCAAGGTCGAAGCGTTGAAGTGCAAGAAATATTATGACTGCGCCTCACCCTATATCGCGCTGGCATGTATGCAGGCCAAATCCCTTGACGAGGTTGTTCTGAGTGTTCGCAAGGATTCAGGCGAAGCCCATCTTGATTATCTTATCATCACCATGACCAACGTGATCATTTCCAGCTATCATGTGCTGGGCGTTGGTGACGGCGAAGGTCAGATGATCGAGGAAGAATTTGGGTTGGCCTTTGAAGAGGTCAATATCAAATACACTGTCCAGGCCGACGACCATTCGGCAGGCGATGAGCATGAGGTCGAATTCGATATCGCTGCGGGCAAGTAGTCGGCAACACCGGAGTAGCGTATGTCTGACACGTCTCAAGTTCCCAGTTCTCGCCAGGAGGCGGTTCAGCCTTCGCTCTGGGATCGTCTGACAGATGACCTTCCAGGGATCGTTGCTGAATCAAAAGGGCTTAGGCGGGAGCTTGAAAAGCAATTGCCCAAGTCCGAAGACCTTGATGCGCTTTTGGAAGGCGGTGCGCGTGCAATTGAGGCGCGCACTGACCTTGACGATGAGATCCGACAGCGGCTGCACCGTTTGTTGCAGCAAACCACTGAGCAGCGGCGCCTAGAGGATCGCGGTATCGTGGTTACGCCGCAGATCCTGCGCGAAGCAGTTCGCCGGGACATCGAAATGCTGTTCAACATTGAGCGGCTTGAGGCCGATTTCCTGCTGAGTGAACGCGAGAGGCTGACCTATCAAAGCCCGGAGGCGCGGCTTGCAGATTTTCCTGAAGTGCGCAGTTCGGTTTTGAACTTTGGGGTGCCCGCATTTTCGGGCCGCAAGGGAAATGACTTTAACAAGGAGCTATTGGCGCGTGAATTGCGCAAGGTGCTGATTGCTTTCGAACCGCGCCTAAAAAAGGAGAGCATCAAGATCGAGGTCAGGATTGAGGAAAAAAAAGGCATGCGGATCGAAATTGATGGCGTGTTGATGCTGTCGCCCGTTCCAGAGCGGCTTAGACTTTCGACGGTGATCAACCTGGAAAATGGCAAGGCCTCGACAACGCTCGAGGGTCTTTGATGGATCGTGTATTCCTTGAATATTATGAGGAAGAGCTGACCCATATTCGCTCGCTCGCCGGGGAGTTTGCGGCGATTCACCCGAATGTGGCACGCAACCTCTCGATCGAAGCCACACCTTGCCCCGATCCTTATGTTGAGAGGCTGCTTGAAGGGGTGGCGTTTCTGGCTGCGCGCACGCGGCTTAAGGTTGATGGTGAGGCGAGCCGATATGTGCGCAATCTGATTGATGCGCTTTATCCCGATCTAGCGGGGCCGGGCCCGGCAATGTCGATGGCGCGGCTTGAACCCGGACCACAGGTCGAACGCATGGTTGACGGTCATGTGGTGAAGCGCGGCACGCGGGTCATTGCGGGTTTACGCGAAGGCCTGCAAACGCGCGCTACGTTTTCCACGGCCCAAGATGTTCGACTTTGGCCTGTTGAGATTGTCGAAGCGGATTATCTTCAAGACCAAGGCACGCTTAATCAGGCCGGTGTGCCCGAGCGGCAATTACGAGAGGCACAGGCCGGTCTGCGGCTGGTAGTGAAGCGCACCGGGGCCGGAACGTTGGGCGAGCTTTCGCTTGATAGCCTTGATGTCTATCTTGGCGGCAATGGTCGCGGAGGACCTCTGTTTGATGCGATTTTCGGTTTCGGTGCCGCCGTTCTAGCCCGCCCTAGCAGCCGCAAAGAACGCTTTGAGACGGCAGCTATGCCTAGAATGATTGGCGTTTCGGGGAGCGAGGCGTTGTTGCCCCGCGTGCGCGCTTCGTTTGAAGGCTACAGGCTTTTGCGCGAATATTTCCTGATGCCTGAGCGGTTCCATTTTGCCCGGCTTGGTGGGCTGGCGCGGGCTGTCAAACGCTGCACCAGTGAAGACGATACGCTGGAAATCACGCTGTTGTTGCGCGAACCAATTGACGGGCTGACCGGCTTGAGTGCGCGCGACTTCAAGCTCTCGACGGTGCCGGTGATTAATCTTTTTGAGCGAGAATGCGATCTGGTCGAGGTCAAGTCGTCGCGTGCATCCCATATCGTGCATGCGGATCGCACGCGCCCGCGTGACTATGAAATCTATCGGTTGCTCAAGGTGGAGGACGCCGAAAATGATGGGTCTCAGGCCCGTATAACCCCGATGTTTTCGATAGAACATCTTGGGGATAGTGGCGTGGTCTATACGACGGAACGCCGGTCGCGTCGGCCGGGCGAGGACGAGATCCGCCATGGGCAGACGCGCACCAGCTATACGGGTGATGATTTCTACATATCTATTGCGCGGCCCGGCACTGCGCCGCGTGGTGGTGCCATGCCTCGGCGGCTTGATATTCGGGCGCTCTGTACCAACCGGGATTTGCCAATCCTTGATGATACGCCCACGCTGACGCTGGAAACCGGCGACCCGGTTAAGAAAGTTTCGCTGCTTGCACCGATGCGTCGGCCCCGGTCTTCGCTTCGCTCGTCCCTGCCTTTCGGGGCGGGTAATGAAGCGAAGATAGACGATCTGACGTGGCGCTGGATTTCGCAGTTGTCGCTCAATCACCTGTCGCTTGCGGCTGAAGACAAAGAGGATGAGCCACTGCTCGCGCTTCTTAGGCTTTATGCAGATCGCGGCGACCCGACGCTTGAGCGCCATGGGCGTGCCATTCTCGGGGTCAGTTCGAAAGCGGTGATCGAGCGGCTGGGCCTGCCGGGGCCTTTGTGCTTTGGCCACGGAACCGAGCTGACGTTGGAAATCGACGAACAATTGCTCACAGGCGGCAGCGAGCTTTTGCTATCTGCCTTATTGGCACAGCTATTTGCGCGCCATGCTGCGATCAATTCATTTGTGCGGACCAAAACCCGTCTGAGCCACAGCCAGAAGGAGGTAGCATGGCCGATGACCCACGGCACACGCGCCCTGATCTGAGCCGAGGCCCGGACCCAGAGGACGCGCCGACGATGGATTTCTTTGAGCTGTTGCGACAGCTTGAAGGAGATGGGCTTCGCTTTGGCCGCTCCGGTGGGCCTGAGCGGGAGCCGGCGCGTTTGGGTCAAGTTGCGCGGCTTGATTTTGCCGCGTCGGATGTGGCCATGTTCAAGCCGGGGACCGAAAGCGAGCCACCCTTTGTCGGGGTTAATGTTCTGGGCCTTATCGGCCCTGAAGGTCCGATGCCGCTGCATCTTACCCGATGGATTATGCAGCGCTTATCGAACCGCTGGTTTGCCGGGGATGCCACAGGGGCCACGTCGGACACATCGTTCATCGACTTTCTCAATATGCTGCAACATCGGATGATGTCGCTTTATTGGCGCTCGTGGGCTGAGGGGCGACCGGATATCCATATCGCGCATGATGATGGTGGACGTGTCATCGGACTGATGCGGGCGCTGGCTGGGATTGGTTTGCCGGGAACGCGGGGGATTAACGAAAGTCTTGACGCGGCCAAGCTGCACCACGCGACATCGCTTGCGCATCATGTCAAGAACCCGGAGCGACTGACCAGCTTTCTTGAAACTGTAGTTGGCGTGCCGGTGGAGCTTGAAGAATTCGTAGGTGTCTGGGTCAACCTGCCAGATCATTTGCAAAGTCGGTTGGGTGGTGCGCATTGCGGGCTTGGGACGGGTGCGGTGGCGGGTGGCCGGGTGTTTGATCGCCAGTCGCACGCCGAGCTACGCCTTGGCCCGCTAACGTTTGAAGAGTTCACTACCTTTCTCGATGACCCGGCGGCTTGGGAGCGGCTTCGCCATGCAGTGATTTTTGCTTCCGGGAAAGAGCTTGTCTTCCGTCTACGGTTGGTGCTGGCTGCGGGAGAAGCTCCTGCGGCCAGGCTTGGCGAGGCGCGGCTTGGCAAAACCGCCTGGTTATCGCCTGATCCTGCGACCGAGGCGGACGACTACTATGTGCGCAACATCGTGGCTGAAACAACCCGCAAGGAAAGGAGAGCGGCATGAACTTGAGGCTCGTTCTCGAATCTGCCCCCCACCACACGCAGAGCCAACAAGAGCGCGTGTTCCAAGGTGGCACCCTGGTGATTGGCAGGGGTGATGAAGCTGATTGGCAGCTGAACGACCCGGACATGTATGTCTCGCGCCGTCATTGCATCATCAGTGATGAAAGCGGCGCGCCGATGGTGATAGATGCATCGTCTGGCGGGCTTTTCATCGACAATGCAGCCAATCCGGTTGGGGCCGGAAATTCTGTGCCGATTGATGCAGGGATGCGCCTGCGGGTGGGTGATTTTGTCATCAGGGTTGAAGCGCACGCTGAAACTGAGGCTGCGGCCAAACCTGAACCTATGCCCAAGGCAGATGCGTTTGGCTTTGAGTTCGGCGCGCCAACACAGCCGGAAGAAAAACGTGACCGTCCTGAAAGCTTGCCTGATCCGTTTGACCCGCGCGCCAAGTCGCGGGGGCGCGATCCTTTCGGGTTGGATGAGGAACCCGAGGAGCACTCGCTTAAACCGGTTGATTGGGAAAACCCTATGGGGCTGGATTTGCGCAAGGGTGGGCCGGTAACCGAGCCGGGTCGCACATTGGGGCCGAGTTCGCTGTCGGGTGATACGGGGTCGCGGCCGAGTCTGTCCGCGGCATCGAAGTATTTTGATGGGGTAAGCCAGCCGGACTACGGCGCCCGTTTTGATCGACCACGTGAGATCCCCGATGAGCCACCGGTTGTGGCAGAAGCGCGGGTTGCCCCGTCTCCAGCGCCAGCGATGACCGAACAGGTGCAAGTGACTTCGGCTCCTGCGCGGGCGGTAGATGATAGCGCTCTTCGAGCGGCGCTACTGCGCGGCATGGGGCTTGATCCGGCTCGTATTCCGGCGGACGATCCAGAAGCCGAAATGGAAGAGGTGGGCGCGCGGTTTCGTGAGCTTGTAGAGGGGCTGATGATGTTGTTGCGCAGCCGCGCACAGGAGAAGAGCCGCGCGCGTGTGGCCCAGACAATCATCGCCAACGAAGATGTAAATCCGCTCAAATTCCTCGTAACGCCAGAGGATGCGATGGCGGCGCTGTTGCAACCGCGCGGCAAAGGCTATTTGCCCCCAGATCAGGCGGTGACATGGGCCTACCGCGATCTTGCAGATCATCAACTGCGCACATGGACCGCGCTTCAGGCGGCGTTGCGCCGGATGATCGATCGGTTTGATCCCGCACAAATTGAAAAGGACGCCGAAGACCTCGGCATTTTGGAAAAACTCATCGCTGGCGGAAAAAGCGCCAAGATGTGGGATATGTATGAAGAGCATTACCGAGACCTCGCGCAGTCTGCTGAGGAACAGTTTCTTGGCGAAGTCGGTGCCGATTTCCGCGAGGCATATGAAACCAAAAGGAGTAAATGACATGCATTTCGATAGACGCACATTTCTCGTCGCCGGCGCGGCTGGCTTTGGCCTTGCAGGATGTATGGGGCCGACTACAGCCAATATGTCGGTTTCGGTTCAGGGCCGCGCGGGCATGAACCCCGGTCCCGATGGAAAAGATCGCCCAGTGACGGTCTCGATCCTTCAGATGAACGGTTCATCGGCGTTTGATGCCGCCGACTACGTGTCATTGCAAAGCCCGTCGTCGGCGCTTGGTTCCGAGCTGGTCAAGGCCGATCAGATCGTAATTTCCGGTACATCACCGGTGTCGCGGGTCATCCCGGTTCAGGCTGGCGCGTCGGTGATCGGGGTGGTTGGCGGTTTTCGCACGCCATCTGGTAAGGTGGTGCGACGCAAGATCGCCGCGCCTGCCAAAGATGCGGGTTTGATCATCAGCGTCGGTCCGAACGGTATCTCGGTCTCGTTGGCCTGATGCACATGAAAGGCAGGATATGACGGATAGGAACAAGGTTGTCTGGTCGGAGGGGCTTTTCCTCAGAACCCAGCATTTCCAGCAACAGGACCGGCGCAGCGAGTGGTTGGTGCGGCAAGCCTTGCGCGCCACACCTTTGCAGAGTTTCGGGTTTTCCGAACTCAAGCTTGATGCCAATGCGCTTGGTGCTGGGCTGGTTGGGATTGCGCGCGCTGAGGGGGTGTTTCCTGATGGCACTTTCTTTTCTATTCCTGATGGTACCACCGAAGTTGCGCCCGTTCCTGTAACGGCTTCGAGCGAAGCCGGGGCTGTTTGTCTTGCTATTCCTGCCGAACGTAGCGGTGCGGCTTTGGTCGATCCGGCACATGCCGCGCCGTCGGGAACCCGTTATCGCGGTGAATTGGTGACGGTGCGCGATGAAATTCGCAACGGTGCCGAAGAGACCGGAATCGAAGTGGCAAGGCTGGCCCCGCGGCTCATCTTGCCGGGTGAGGAAGCCACGGGCTATACTCTCTTGCCGGTGGCGCAAATCTCGGGTTTGAACGCCGAGGGTGGTGTCGTCATTTCCGAGAGTTTTCTGCCGCCTGCATTGATGATTTCGGCTGTGCCCTGGTATGTTCAGTTTCTCAAGGAAATACTCACGGGTGCAGATCATGTCTGCGACGCCCATGCCGGAATTGTGGTGGGTGGAACCGGGGCTTCGATGGAAAATTTGCTGATCCTCGAAGCGGCCAATGCGGCGCGCCCGCGTCTTGCGCATCTGGCGCGGCAAAACGATGTCCACCCTTCCGAGCTATTCCTGCATCTGGCCGGGCTTGCGGGGCAGTTGGCCACCTATGGCGCGTCGGCCAGAAGGTCCGCCGATCTACCGGTCTATGATCATGGCAATCCGGGACCGGCGTTTCAGACGTTAGCGGATGAGCTGCGATCGCTCATTTTGTCGCTGTCGCATGTTGAGCCGAAATCGCGGGCTTTGCCGGTGAATCGTCATTCGGAGAACATCTGGACTGTGCGCATCGACAACCCTGATATCCTCAACAAGAATCGTATTGTTTTGCGGGTCGGCGGGCGGATGTCTGAGGCCATGCTGCGCAAACTCTTTTCCCAGCAGGTCACGGTTGGCGCGCCGGATGAATTTGATGCGCTGTGGAAATCGAAGTTGCCGGGAATTCAGCTTAAGCCGTTGCATTCCCAGCCCCGCGAAATTCCTTATGACGGTGACAGACTCTGCCTTGAGCTTGAACGCACGTCTGAGCATTGGGTGGCGTTATCGAGCGCCAAGGGTTTTGTCATTGGTGTTGCCGGCAAGCTCGACCCTGAACCTGAAATCGATTGCTATGCAGTGAGCCGCTAATTATGAGCAGGGATGATCCGTTCGGACTGGAAAACGATGCAGGGCGCACCCGTATTCGCCCTGTGAAGAAGAGCCGATCGTCCCAGCAAACGGCCACTTCCGGCGGGCCACAAGGCGGGTTCCCAGGCAACTTTGCGGGTCAGCCCACGCCCGGCGGTTCAGCGCGTTTGCGCGAAACGCGATCCAACAAAAACCCCCTGATCAACGCCTTCTCGATCCTTCTTGGAATGGCGCCCGAGTTGGAACGCGCCACGGCGCCGGAAAACCCGGATGTTCTGCGTGAGCGGCTTCTTGATAACCTCACCTATGCCCGAGATGGTGCGGTGACGGCTGGTGTGCCATTGACGCGCGCCGATCAAGCGGCTTGGTTTGTGGCTGCCTTGCTTGACGATATTGCGATCAATACGCCTTGGGGTGGGTCTTCGGGCTGGCCCGGTATGCCGTTGGTGGTGTCACTCTATGGCAATGTCGATGCCGGTGAGCGGTTTTTCGATCTGGCCGACGATCTGATGCGTTATCCCGAGCGCGATCCGGATCTTCTCGAACTGGCGTTTTTGTGCCTCTCGCTTGGATTTCGCGGGAAACATCGCGTTGCTGGTGGTGCAGGGGAAGCCGCACTGACCCAGCTTCGCAATCAGATGGCGCGCCTGTTGCGCGATCGCGATGCCGAGGACAAGGCGCTCTCGCCGCATTGGGAAGGTGTTCGGGCAGATGATGAAGATCGGGGCTTTATCGTGCCGATCTGGTCTATCGGATTGGTTGCTTTGGCGCTGATCACGGCGGTTTATGTCGGCCTGTCGATCCGGCTGTCAAACAAGGGGGAACAGCTTTTCACGCTGGCCACAGTCTTGCCGCCGCCCGCCCGCGCCGAGATTTTTCGTCCCGTAATCGAGAACCAAGAAACGCCCGTGATTACCATTCAGCCTGTGCTTTTGGAGTTGCTGCCACTTTTTGCCGAGGCAGCGCCCAAGGATAAGGCATCGGCGCTTTCGGGACGCGAGGATGTCTCGATTGCTGTGGTGGTTGTTCAGGGTACCGATCCTGAGTTGTTTCGGTCCGCCAAGGCGGATGTGAACAAACCCTATCTCGATCTCATCGCTTCGATTGCAAAGGTGATCAACGAGAACCAGGAATTCATCGGTCAGGTTCGTGTGGTGGGCCACACCGATTCCGTGCCGGTGCAACGTTCAAACCCGTTTCAGTCGAACCAGAGATTGTCAGAGGCACGCGCAAAATCAATCTTGGATCTATTGGTGGAAAACGGCGTGCCCGCCACATTGGCTGCCTCTGAAGGCAAAGCGGCGACCGAGGCGATAGGCGACAACAAGACCCGCGAAGGGCGCGCCCGAAACCGCCGTGTCGAAATCATCTTGCAAAAGAAGGTCTGAGGCATGGCTGTCTTGAAAAAAATCTTTGGGTTCTTTCTATCGCGCTTTTTCTGGACCGCGGTAGGGATCGCCATTCTCTGCGCATTGATCTGGTTTTTTGGCGGGTTGGTCAGCTTTGGTGACGTTGCGCCGTTGGCTTCGGACATGGCCAAGCTGATTGCCATCGGCTTGATCCTGATCCTGTGGCTTTTCCTCATGTTGTTGCGGCAGTTGCGTGCTGCGCGGGCCAATCAGGCGTTTGTGGCCGAGCTTGCTGCGCCAGCGATGGCGCCCGAGCTTGCTCCGGGTGAAGAGAATGTTCTGGAGATCAACACCAAGTTTCAGGATGTGCTGGCGCAGATGAAACGCTCGAAACTTGGCGGACGTCGCTTTTTGCGCGACATGCCGTGGTATGTGATCATTGGCCCGCCGGGCACAGGCAAGACCACTGCGTTACGCCAATCCGGGCTGCATTTTCCTGTTGATCTGACGGATGATTTGAAAGGTGTCGGGGGCACCCGGAATTGCGATTGGTTCTTTACCGAAGATGCGGTTCTGATCGACACTGCGGGCCGATATACCGAACAGGAAAGCGACCCTGAGATTGACGCCGCTGAATGGCGCGGGTTTCTCAGTCTGTTGATCAAGCACCGTGGACGCCGGGCGCTCAACGGTGTGGTTTTGACCATTTCGATTCAGGAATTGGCGGGAGATGAGGTGTCGATCCGCGAACATGGTCGCGAAATTCGCAAACGGCTGAATGAGCTTTCCACCGCACTTGAGTTGAAATTGCCAGTCTATCTGATGATTACCAAGGCAGATCTGGTGCCGGGGTTTGAAAGCTTTTTTGGTGACATGTCTTCGCGCGAGCGCGAACAGGTCTGGGGCGCGACACTTGGCACGGCTGATCGCGTCGACGGCATCACGGTTGAGCGCGA
This window of the Rhodobacteraceae bacterium LMO-JJ12 genome carries:
- the tssC gene encoding type VI secretion system contractile sheath large subunit yields the protein MAEKKQEASAGAAEAEALDLGEFSELLEKDFRVKDKDSDKLKDLVSNLALAAQERAGTATISGNAVKSIKSLISGIDSILSQQMNEILHSDEVREMEGTWRGLHYLVNNTETDQKLKIRVLNIKKNELADTLEDYEGQMWDQSPVFKKLYTDEYSMFGGEPFGALVGAYEFSQHPRDVGMLRNLSGICASAHAPFIAAAAPQLFRMESWQELPNPQDLEQIVSSPDYASWQSLRESEDARYIGLTMPRVLARLPYGAETVPVKGFDFEEVIDGKHDHYTWMNAAFTMGVNINRSHKLYGWGTQIRGVESGGTVTNLPVHSFPTDDGSVAMKCPTEIAIDDRREAELAKLGLMPILHRKNTDVAAFIGAHSLQDDEARAGRLVDPDAQANERLSANLPYLFPVSRFAHYLKAIARDKVGTFKERGDMQVWLSEWINRYVLANPAMADDKAKAKRPLAAAEVQVDSVEGRPGYYNARFYLRPHYQLEGINASLRLVSELPSVKT
- a CDS encoding type VI secretion system tube protein Hcp, which produces MPITGYMKMPDIDGESQRADHEDEIDIHDVMWIIEQASVAQVGRGRSQARAKVEALKCKKYYDCASPYIALACMQAKSLDEVVLSVRKDSGEAHLDYLIITMTNVIISSYHVLGVGDGEGQMIEEEFGLAFEEVNIKYTVQADDHSAGDEHEVEFDIAAGK
- the tssE gene encoding type VI secretion system baseplate subunit TssE; this encodes MSDTSQVPSSRQEAVQPSLWDRLTDDLPGIVAESKGLRRELEKQLPKSEDLDALLEGGARAIEARTDLDDEIRQRLHRLLQQTTEQRRLEDRGIVVTPQILREAVRRDIEMLFNIERLEADFLLSERERLTYQSPEARLADFPEVRSSVLNFGVPAFSGRKGNDFNKELLARELRKVLIAFEPRLKKESIKIEVRIEEKKGMRIEIDGVLMLSPVPERLRLSTVINLENGKASTTLEGL
- the tssF gene encoding type VI secretion system baseplate subunit TssF; translation: MDRVFLEYYEEELTHIRSLAGEFAAIHPNVARNLSIEATPCPDPYVERLLEGVAFLAARTRLKVDGEASRYVRNLIDALYPDLAGPGPAMSMARLEPGPQVERMVDGHVVKRGTRVIAGLREGLQTRATFSTAQDVRLWPVEIVEADYLQDQGTLNQAGVPERQLREAQAGLRLVVKRTGAGTLGELSLDSLDVYLGGNGRGGPLFDAIFGFGAAVLARPSSRKERFETAAMPRMIGVSGSEALLPRVRASFEGYRLLREYFLMPERFHFARLGGLARAVKRCTSEDDTLEITLLLREPIDGLTGLSARDFKLSTVPVINLFERECDLVEVKSSRASHIVHADRTRPRDYEIYRLLKVEDAENDGSQARITPMFSIEHLGDSGVVYTTERRSRRPGEDEIRHGQTRTSYTGDDFYISIARPGTAPRGGAMPRRLDIRALCTNRDLPILDDTPTLTLETGDPVKKVSLLAPMRRPRSSLRSSLPFGAGNEAKIDDLTWRWISQLSLNHLSLAAEDKEDEPLLALLRLYADRGDPTLERHGRAILGVSSKAVIERLGLPGPLCFGHGTELTLEIDEQLLTGGSELLLSALLAQLFARHAAINSFVRTKTRLSHSQKEVAWPMTHGTRALI
- the tssG gene encoding type VI secretion system baseplate subunit TssG, with the protein product MADDPRHTRPDLSRGPDPEDAPTMDFFELLRQLEGDGLRFGRSGGPEREPARLGQVARLDFAASDVAMFKPGTESEPPFVGVNVLGLIGPEGPMPLHLTRWIMQRLSNRWFAGDATGATSDTSFIDFLNMLQHRMMSLYWRSWAEGRPDIHIAHDDGGRVIGLMRALAGIGLPGTRGINESLDAAKLHHATSLAHHVKNPERLTSFLETVVGVPVELEEFVGVWVNLPDHLQSRLGGAHCGLGTGAVAGGRVFDRQSHAELRLGPLTFEEFTTFLDDPAAWERLRHAVIFASGKELVFRLRLVLAAGEAPAARLGEARLGKTAWLSPDPATEADDYYVRNIVAETTRKERRAA
- the tagH gene encoding type VI secretion system-associated FHA domain protein TagH: MNLRLVLESAPHHTQSQQERVFQGGTLVIGRGDEADWQLNDPDMYVSRRHCIISDESGAPMVIDASSGGLFIDNAANPVGAGNSVPIDAGMRLRVGDFVIRVEAHAETEAAAKPEPMPKADAFGFEFGAPTQPEEKRDRPESLPDPFDPRAKSRGRDPFGLDEEPEEHSLKPVDWENPMGLDLRKGGPVTEPGRTLGPSSLSGDTGSRPSLSAASKYFDGVSQPDYGARFDRPREIPDEPPVVAEARVAPSPAPAMTEQVQVTSAPARAVDDSALRAALLRGMGLDPARIPADDPEAEMEEVGARFRELVEGLMMLLRSRAQEKSRARVAQTIIANEDVNPLKFLVTPEDAMAALLQPRGKGYLPPDQAVTWAYRDLADHQLRTWTALQAALRRMIDRFDPAQIEKDAEDLGILEKLIAGGKSAKMWDMYEEHYRDLAQSAEEQFLGEVGADFREAYETKRSK
- the tssJ gene encoding type VI secretion system lipoprotein TssJ, which encodes MHFDRRTFLVAGAAGFGLAGCMGPTTANMSVSVQGRAGMNPGPDGKDRPVTVSILQMNGSSAFDAADYVSLQSPSSALGSELVKADQIVISGTSPVSRVIPVQAGASVIGVVGGFRTPSGKVVRRKIAAPAKDAGLIISVGPNGISVSLA
- the tssK gene encoding type VI secretion system baseplate subunit TssK — protein: MTDRNKVVWSEGLFLRTQHFQQQDRRSEWLVRQALRATPLQSFGFSELKLDANALGAGLVGIARAEGVFPDGTFFSIPDGTTEVAPVPVTASSEAGAVCLAIPAERSGAALVDPAHAAPSGTRYRGELVTVRDEIRNGAEETGIEVARLAPRLILPGEEATGYTLLPVAQISGLNAEGGVVISESFLPPALMISAVPWYVQFLKEILTGADHVCDAHAGIVVGGTGASMENLLILEAANAARPRLAHLARQNDVHPSELFLHLAGLAGQLATYGASARRSADLPVYDHGNPGPAFQTLADELRSLILSLSHVEPKSRALPVNRHSENIWTVRIDNPDILNKNRIVLRVGGRMSEAMLRKLFSQQVTVGAPDEFDALWKSKLPGIQLKPLHSQPREIPYDGDRLCLELERTSEHWVALSSAKGFVIGVAGKLDPEPEIDCYAVSR
- the icmH gene encoding type IVB secretion system protein IcmH/DotU gives rise to the protein MSRDDPFGLENDAGRTRIRPVKKSRSSQQTATSGGPQGGFPGNFAGQPTPGGSARLRETRSNKNPLINAFSILLGMAPELERATAPENPDVLRERLLDNLTYARDGAVTAGVPLTRADQAAWFVAALLDDIAINTPWGGSSGWPGMPLVVSLYGNVDAGERFFDLADDLMRYPERDPDLLELAFLCLSLGFRGKHRVAGGAGEAALTQLRNQMARLLRDRDAEDKALSPHWEGVRADDEDRGFIVPIWSIGLVALALITAVYVGLSIRLSNKGEQLFTLATVLPPPARAEIFRPVIENQETPVITIQPVLLELLPLFAEAAPKDKASALSGREDVSIAVVVVQGTDPELFRSAKADVNKPYLDLIASIAKVINENQEFIGQVRVVGHTDSVPVQRSNPFQSNQRLSEARAKSILDLLVENGVPATLAASEGKAATEAIGDNKTREGRARNRRVEIILQKKV